The sequence GGCGAAGGCGGCGCGCAGTGCCCGGGCCGACGCGTCCGGGTCGGCCGGCAGCAGCACCAGGTGGGTCTTGTCCACGTTCGACGCGTCGATGCCGGCCGCCGCCATCACGAAGCCGTGGTGGGTCTGCACGATCGTGGTCGGCCCGCGGCGGGCCACCACCCGGGCGGTCTCCGACTCCAGCGTCCGCACCCGGGCCTCGTCGCGTTCCGGCCCGTCGGCCGGCACCTCGACCAGGCGGCCCTCGGCCTTCGACACGATCTTGCTGGTCACCACCAGCACGTCGCCGTCGGCGAGCCACGGCGCCGCGGTCGTGATCAGCTCGGCCAGGTCGTCGCCGGGCGTGACGTCACCGATCCCGGTGACCGGCAGGATCTGCAGGCCGCCGGTCACCGGACGCTCCCGGCCAGCTCCAGCGCGTCGGCGACCATCCGGGCGGTCCGGGCCTCGTCGCGCATCCACAGCGGCACCGCCCGGGTGGTCACCCCGGGAATCTCGGCGCCCGCGTCGGACGAGTCGACCAGCCAGCCGTCCAGCAGACCGCCGTCGGCACGCGGGCCGTACATCCGGCCCACCCCGGCCGCGCTGACCTCGACCTGCAGGGTGGCCAGGCACTTGTCGGCCATGCCCCGCACCGGCGCGCCGCCGATGATCGGGGAGACCCCGACGACCGGCGCCGGCCCGGTCGCCACCGCCTCCCGGATCTGCGGCACGGCCAGGATCGGCGCGATGCTGACCACCGGGTTGCTCGGGGCCAGCAGGATCACGTCGGCCTGCCCGATCGCCTCCAGCACCCCGGCGGCGGGCTTGGCGTTCTCCGCGCCGACGAAGACGAACCGGTGCGTCGGCACCTCGCCGCGGTAGCGCACCCACCACTCCTGGAAGTGGATGGCCTTGCGCTCGCCGTCGACGTCCGCCACGACGTGCGTCTCCAGCCGGTCGTCGGTGGCCGGCAGCAGCCCGATGCCCGGCTGCCAGCGCTCGCACAGCGCGGCGGTCACCGCGGAGAGCGGGTAACCCGCGGTCAGCATGGTGGTGCGCACCAGATGGGTGGCGGTGTCCTTGTCGCCGAGGCCGAACCAGGACGGCTCGACGCCGTACTCCGCCAGCTCCTGCCTGACCACCCAGCTCTCCCCGACCCGCCCCCAGCCGCGCTCCGGGTCGGCGGCCCCGCCGAGCGTGTACATCACGCTGTCCAGATCCGGGCAGATCTGCAGCCCGTGCATCCGGACGTCGTCGCCGACATTGACCACCGCTGTGACGTCGGCGCCGATGGCACGGGCGTGCGCGCGCACGCCGACGAGGAACCGGGCGCCGCCGATGCCCCCCGTGAGGACCACGATCCGCATCCGCCCATCCTCTCCCACCCGCGCCGCCGGGCCGGTTGCCGGGTGGCGGTTTACGCTGGGCACACCTCGATCACCGTACGTCCGGGAGAAACCGTGACCAGTCCCACGCCGCCCACGCCGGCCGACGGCAAGCCGATCGGCCCGTACCTGACGCCGCTGCGCGACCTCGCCGCGTACGTGCTGGTCGGCGCACCGGCCGTGTTCCTGCTCGTGGCCGTCATCAAGCTGTTCGGTGAGAACTTCGACAGCCGTACCGCGGCCAGCTTCGACGACTTCGTCAGCCTGGAGACCGTCCTGATGCCGCTGGCCGCCGTGGTGCTGGCGCTCGGCCTCGACCCGATCCACCCCCGGGCGCGCCTGATCACGCTGGCCGCGGTCGTCGAATACGCGGTCGCCGGGTTCTTCGGGGTCGTCTTCGGCCTGCTCTTCGGCGTGATCAACATCGCGTCGTACGACGCCGGTGGCGCGTTCGAGC is a genomic window of Actinoplanes teichomyceticus ATCC 31121 containing:
- the cofD gene encoding 2-phospho-L-lactate transferase, translated to MRIVVLTGGIGGARFLVGVRAHARAIGADVTAVVNVGDDVRMHGLQICPDLDSVMYTLGGAADPERGWGRVGESWVVRQELAEYGVEPSWFGLGDKDTATHLVRTTMLTAGYPLSAVTAALCERWQPGIGLLPATDDRLETHVVADVDGERKAIHFQEWWVRYRGEVPTHRFVFVGAENAKPAAGVLEAIGQADVILLAPSNPVVSIAPILAVPQIREAVATGPAPVVGVSPIIGGAPVRGMADKCLATLQVEVSAAGVGRMYGPRADGGLLDGWLVDSSDAGAEIPGVTTRAVPLWMRDEARTARMVADALELAGSVR